One window of Gloeothece citriformis PCC 7424 genomic DNA carries:
- the grpE gene encoding nucleotide exchange factor GrpE: MSEDNRPLEEQLGNRAESPNTPESVREDNSKSQNNHLNQPSSTPQTPETTADNTFVESELLQDSQGIEKLLATLAEQIGSTQEGQEILGQLQPLLTNLIQQNESLLQTNQSLKDQLEEQNQQIDAAKRRYIGLAAEFDNFRKRTLREKEELEKQAKRKTLSELLTVVDNFERARLQIKPSNEGEGEIHKSYQGVYKNLVDSLKRLGVSAMRAEGEPFDPMYHEAMLREPTNDFPEGTVIEQLVRGYLLDDQVLRHAMVKVAAPKEPDSSETESTSESVSDVQQPTT, from the coding sequence ATGAGTGAAGATAACAGACCGCTAGAAGAACAGTTAGGTAATCGGGCAGAAAGCCCCAACACACCTGAATCTGTAAGAGAAGATAACTCTAAAAGCCAAAATAATCACTTGAATCAGCCATCGTCAACCCCCCAAACCCCAGAAACCACAGCAGATAATACGTTTGTAGAATCTGAACTGCTCCAGGATTCTCAAGGGATCGAAAAACTTCTTGCTACCTTAGCCGAGCAAATCGGTTCGACTCAGGAGGGACAGGAAATTTTAGGGCAATTACAGCCCCTCCTAACTAATCTAATTCAACAGAATGAATCCCTCCTGCAAACTAACCAAAGTCTTAAAGACCAACTTGAGGAGCAAAACCAACAAATTGATGCAGCTAAAAGACGTTATATAGGGTTAGCTGCTGAGTTTGATAACTTCCGCAAACGAACTCTCAGGGAAAAAGAAGAGCTTGAAAAACAGGCTAAACGCAAAACCCTAAGCGAATTATTAACGGTCGTTGATAACTTTGAACGGGCCAGACTCCAAATTAAACCCAGTAATGAAGGGGAAGGAGAAATTCACAAAAGTTATCAAGGTGTTTATAAAAACTTAGTCGATAGTCTCAAGCGCCTAGGAGTCTCAGCTATGCGGGCAGAAGGAGAACCCTTCGATCCGATGTATCATGAGGCCATGCTCAGAGAACCTACTAATGATTTTCCTGAAGGAACAGTCATTGAGCAATTGGTTAGAGGGTATTTACTCGACGATCAGGTTCTCCGTCATGCGATGGTTAAAGTCGCAGCCCCGAAAGAGCCTGACAGTTCCGAAACTGAGTCAACTTCAGAATCTGTATCAGATGTTCAACAACCCACTACTTAA